The Benincasa hispida cultivar B227 unplaced genomic scaffold, ASM972705v1 Contig393, whole genome shotgun sequence genome has a window encoding:
- the LOC120069425 gene encoding alpha-mannosidase I MNS4, whose translation MEAPSVQLPFFFLVLLLSISSPIFIQNSLADGVTPDEAKQLKDEVREMFYHAFNGYMKHAFPLDELRPLSCEGEDSLGGYALTLIDSLDTLALLGDREQFAASVEWIGKNLRFDINKTVSVFETTIRVLGGLLSAHLIANDHTTGMKLASYENQLLDLAEDLARRLLPAFDTPTGIPFGSVNLLYGVDEHESKITSTAGGGTLTLEFGVLSRLTNDPIFERVTKNAVRGLWARRSKLNLVGAHINVFTGEWTQKDAGIGTSIDSFYEYLLKAYLLFGDEEYLFIFQEAYGAAMHYLFNDPWYVEVNMDSAALVWPLFNSLQAFWPGLQVLAGDIDPAIRTHAAFFSVWKRYGFTPEGFNLATLSVQHGQKSYPLRPELIESTYWLYKATRNSRYLDAGRDMVASLQYGARCPCGYCLISDVEFHKQEDHMESFFLAETVKYLWLLFDLAAGPDNLVENGPYKYVFSTEGHLLPATPQISLVREHCSYLGAFCKSKMEPESGMINNATDVEEAKHSFSEGTTSTEIPSSSAFSELTSTTGLIRGVCPGLTHGQKFGITDTGSTMTDDEPVNERETVQKHSTVVETDQNSGHSQSDEISHDNSQEPGGGDTLNDLHPI comes from the exons ATGGAAGCTCCTTCAGTTCAgcttcctttcttctttctcGTTCTTTTACTCTCAATATCATCAcccattttcatacaaaactCTCTAGCTGATGGTGTCACTCCCGACGAAGCCAAACAACTCAAAGATGAG GTTCGTGAAATGTTTTATCATGCTTTCAATGGATACATGAAGCATGCTTTTCCCCTCGATGAATTAAGACCTCTATCGTGTGAAGGAGAAGATTCACTTGGTGGTTATGCCTTGACTTTG ATTGATTCATTGGATACACTGGCTTTGCTTGGTGATCGGGAACAATTTGCTGCATCTGTTGAATGGATTGGTAAAAATCTTCGGTTCGATATA AATAAAACAGTATCTGTCTTTGAGACAACCATTCGAGTTCTCGGAGGTTTACTTTCAGCTCACCTTATTGCAAATGACCACACTAcg GGCATGAAACTTGCATCCTATGAGAATCAACTGCTTGACTTGGCAGAAGATCTGGCTCGAAGATTACTGCCTGCATTTGACACTCCTACAG GAATTCCATTTGGATCAGTTAACCTACTGTATGGAGTTGATGAACATGAAAGCAAG ATAACATCAACGGCTGGTGGTGGGACCTTAACTTTGGAATTTGGTGTTCTAAGCCGTTTGACGAATGATCCAA TTTTTGAACGAGTAACAAAGAATGCAGTACGTGGACTATGGGCACGCCGTTCAAAGCTTAATTTAGTTGGTGCACATATTAATGTCTTTACAGGTGAATGGACACAGAAG GATGCAGGTATAGGTACGAGCATTGATTCCTTCTATGAGTATTTATTGAAG GCTTACCTTTTGTTTGGTGATGAAGAGTACCTATTCATATTTCAAGAAGCATATGGGGCTGCGATGCATTATCTATTCAATGACCCTTG GTATGTTGAGGTAAATATGGATTCAGCAGCGCTTGTCTGGCCATTATTCAACAGTTTGCAAGCATTCTGGCCAGGGCTTCAG GTTTTGGCAGGGGATATTGACCCTGCAATTCGGACACATGCTGCATTTTTTAGTGTCTGGAAGAGATATGGATTTACACCTGAGGGTTTCAATCTTGCTACACTCAGTGTTCAG CATGGGCAGAAAAGTTATCCACTACGCCCAGAGTTAATAGAGAGCACTTATTGGCTCTACAAAGCCACCAGAAATTCCAG ATATCTCGATGCTGGACGGGACATGGTCGCTAGTTTGCAATATGGAGCCCGATGCCCATGTGGATATTGTCTTATATCAGATGTTGAGTTTCACAAGCAAGAAGATCACATGGAAAGCTTCTTTCTTGCTGAAACG GTAAAATATTTGTGGCTTCTTTTTGACTTGGCTGCGGGACCTGACAACCTTGTGGAAAATGGTCCATACAA GTATGTTTTTAGCACAGAGGGCCACTTGTTGCCTGCAACCCCTCAAATATCCCTAGTTAGGGAACATTGCTCTTATCTTGGGGCTTTTTGTAAAAGTAAAATGGAGCCGGAATCTGGTATGATAAATAATGCAACTGATGTCGAAGAAGCTAAACATTCATTCTCCGAGGGAACAACTTCCACAGAAATTCCATCAAGCTCTGCTTTTTCTGAATTGACATCAACAACTGGGTTGATCAGG GGGGTCTGTCCAGGACTGACTCATGGACAGAAGTTTGGTATTACCGATACTGGGTCAACAATGACAGATGACGAGCCCGTTAATGAAAGAGAAACTGTCCAGAAACATTCAACGGTAGTTGAAACCGATCAAAATTCTGGGCATTCGCAATCTGACGAAATAAGCCATGATAATTCTCAAGAGCCTGGAGGGGGCGACACACTGAATGACCTCCATCCCATTTAA
- the LOC120069420 gene encoding auxin-responsive protein IAA4-like, producing MAFETGLNLDATELRLGPPGVDDSKSQEQPQSLRSITNNNKRSLLLPESNQSSSGSNITVSSDSTLETPPPSKAQIVGWPPVQSFRRNILQGKKTAAVTAAPESSGNYVKVSMDGAPYLRKIDVSLYKGYPELLQTLEDMFKFTVGEYSEREGYKGSEYVPTYEDKDGDWMLVGDVPWEMFMSSCKRLRIMKGSEAKGLGCVA from the exons ATGGCGTTTGAAACTGGGTTAAACCTCGATGCGACGGAGCTCCGCCTTGGACCACCCGGCGTCGACGACAGTAAATCACAAGAACAACCTCAATCTCTCAGAAGCATcaccaacaacaacaaaagaTCATTATTATTACCAGAATCCAACCAGAGCTCATCTGGATCAAATATTACCGTTTCCTCTGATTCCACTCTTGAAACCCCACCTCCCTCCAA GGCTCAAATTGTGGGATGGCCACCGGTTCAGTCATTCAGAAGGAACATTCTTCAAGGGAAGAAGACGGCGGCGGTAACGGCGGCGCCGGAGAGTAGTGGAAATTATGTGAAAGTAAGCATGGATGGAGCTCCTTACTTGAGAAAAATTGATGtcagtttatacaaaggatacCCTGAACTCCTCCAAACTTTAGAAGACATGTTCAAATTCACCGTAg gtGAATACTCGGAGAGAGAAGGGTATAAAGGATCTGAATATGTTCCAACTTATGAAGATAAAGATGGTGATTGGATGCTGGTCGGAGACGTTCCATGGGA AATGTTTATGTCGTCGTGCAAACGTTTGAGAATCATGAAAGGGTCCGAAGCAAAGGGATTAGGATGTGTTGCAtga